A window of the Bacillus sp. A301a_S52 genome harbors these coding sequences:
- a CDS encoding amino acid ABC transporter permease, which produces MRDIQWEYIFNVELATDSFLFIMEGIGYTMLISLSSMLIGIVISLFLALGRMSSLIWLQWPSRLYISFMRGVPILVILFILYFGFPFIGVEFNAVTAAIIGFSLNSAAYMAEINRSAIGAVPKGQWESAKSLGFSFWPMLQLIVLPQATRIAIPPLTNVLLDLIKASSLAAMITVPEIFQQARIVGGREMDYMTMYILVALIYWGICSVMTILQNYLENRYKKYGEI; this is translated from the coding sequence ATGCGTGACATTCAATGGGAGTACATCTTTAACGTCGAACTAGCAACCGATAGCTTTCTCTTTATAATGGAAGGCATAGGATATACCATGCTTATTTCGTTAAGCAGTATGCTTATCGGCATTGTGATCAGCCTGTTCCTAGCACTCGGGCGCATGTCGTCCCTTATATGGCTGCAATGGCCCTCCCGTTTGTACATCTCCTTTATGCGTGGTGTACCCATTCTTGTAATTTTGTTCATTCTTTATTTTGGGTTTCCTTTTATCGGGGTAGAGTTCAATGCTGTCACCGCAGCGATTATTGGATTCAGTTTAAATAGCGCTGCTTATATGGCTGAAATTAACCGTTCTGCCATTGGTGCTGTCCCAAAAGGACAATGGGAATCAGCTAAATCCCTCGGTTTTTCGTTTTGGCCCATGTTACAGTTAATTGTATTACCACAGGCAACACGCATTGCCATTCCGCCGCTGACGAATGTTTTACTTGATTTAATTAAAGCATCATCATTGGCCGCTATGATTACTGTACCAGAGATTTTTCAACAAGCGCGTATAGTCGGTGGACGAGAAATGGATTATATGACGATGTACATTCTCGTCGCATTAATCTATTGGGGGATCTGCTCCGTTATGACCATTCTACAGAACTATTTGGAAAACCGTTATAAAAAATATGGGGAGATTT